Proteins co-encoded in one Oncorhynchus masou masou isolate Uvic2021 chromosome 22, UVic_Omas_1.1, whole genome shotgun sequence genomic window:
- the LOC135509744 gene encoding membrane-associated guanylate kinase, WW and PDZ domain-containing protein 2-like translates to MMSNSLKKKNHWTNKVHEAVVIRSKEGEFGFELKGGAEIGQFPYFGEVKQGKAAVQSGKLAQSELLLEVNNIAVAGLTTRDVLAVIKHCKDPVRFKCVKQAL, encoded by the coding sequence ATGATGTCTAATAGCCTGAAGAAGAAAAATCACTGGACCAACAAAGTCCACGAAGCGGTTGTCATCAGGAGCAAAGAAGGGGAATTTGGCTTCGAGCTGAAGGGGGGCGCGGAGATTGGGCAGTTCCCCTACTTCGGAGAGGTGAAACAAGGCAAAGCGGCTGTCCAGAGCGGAAAGCTGGCTCAGAGTGAGTTGCTGCTGGAGGTCAACAACATAGCGGTGGCTGGGCTCACCACCCGAGATGTTCTGGCCGTCATCAAACACTGCAAAGACCCGGTCCGCTTCAAGTGTGTCAAACAAG